One Desulfobulbus propionicus DSM 2032 DNA segment encodes these proteins:
- the rpoB gene encoding DNA-directed RNA polymerase subunit beta codes for MNRVRKSFAKTSQIIEPPHLIAMQRESYEHFLQRDIAPELRKDHGLQSIFQSIFPITDFNGLCSLEFVRYSFGEPKYTVAECIERGMTYEAPLKITVRLITFDVDEATGVQSVRDIKEQEVFLGALPLMTQDGVFVVNGTERVIVNQLQRSPGLFYTHDHGKSHASGKRLYSARIIPVRGSWLDFEFDIKDILYVRIDRRRKLPVSVLLKALGYGDEQLLNEFYHSDVITCEGEKYSIAFNAITFANQRLNTDIIHPGDGTIIAKKGKKVTKTLAKKIESLGVASISIDVEELYGRYFARDIVNEQTGEVVVKCNDTVTPATLEALAVAGINSFSLLFIDGVNFSESFRKTLLLDKIKDTDEALIEIYRRLRPSSPPTLEVAKAFFDNLFFNPATYDLSEVGRYKINTKLGVDTPIEVRTLTQEDIIKSVKYLVRIKDELKDGDDIDHLGNRRVRTVGELCENQFRMGLVRMERAIKERMTLQEIETLMPHDLVNPKPVTSAIKEFFGTSQLSQFMDQTNPLSEVTHKRRLSALGPGGLSRERAGFEVRDVHPTHYGRICPVETPEGPNIGLIVSLATYAMVNPYGFIETPYRYVQDRIVSNEYKYLSALQEEDHVIAPAKIPLDGDRIADDYLIARQESEVAMVAADDITMMDIAPNQMVSVAASLIPFLENDDANRALMGSNMQRQAVPLLKTSAPLVGTGVEKYVARDSGACLLAGGDGVVEEADANRIVVRYDQPGVDGFDTGIGVYHLSKYKKSNQNTCFNQKALVLPGQRVVKGTVLADGPSTEVGELALGKNVTIAFMPWRGYNFEDSILINERLLKEDTFTSVHIEIFETMARDTKLGKEEITRDIPNVGEEGLRNLDDSGIVRIGAEVRAGDMLVGKVTPKGESMLSPEEKLLRAIFGEKAGDVKDSSLRVPPGIEGVVIDAKVFSRKGVDKDERTLMIEEMEIERLNRDMEAELRSLKNGVRNSLAVLLEGRTAKSDIKDKKGKIILKLGKQLTAKVVSQISFAELHDLDFSERAKYEDEIDAIFKRYNTQASVVRGRYQGIVERMEKGDDLPPGVVKMVKIYVATKRKLAVGDKMAGRHGNKGVVSRLLPEEDMPFFADGTTVDIVLNPLGVPSRMNVGQVLECHLGFAAKRLGEQLSAVAKQKEAARLKQRLAQIYSQEEYARLTEGLSDEELLDMMCKYGHGIHVATPVFDGASENEIRQALVEAGVDEVGQSTLYDGLTGEPFDNQVTVGVMYMLKLHHLVDNKIHARSTGPYSLVTQQPLGGKAQFGGQRLGEMEVWAMEAYGAAYTLKEFLTVKSDDVEGRTTMYEKIVKGNNFLETGLPESFHVLVKELKGLCLDIELLE; via the coding sequence ATGAACAGAGTACGTAAGAGTTTTGCTAAAACAAGCCAGATCATTGAACCGCCACATCTCATTGCTATGCAGCGGGAATCTTACGAGCACTTTCTGCAACGAGATATTGCGCCTGAATTACGAAAAGATCACGGGTTGCAATCTATCTTTCAAAGCATTTTCCCTATTACAGATTTCAACGGATTGTGTTCGCTTGAATTCGTTCGTTATTCTTTCGGAGAGCCCAAATACACCGTCGCCGAATGTATCGAGCGGGGAATGACCTATGAAGCACCTCTTAAAATCACCGTCAGGCTCATCACCTTTGACGTCGATGAGGCGACGGGGGTTCAGTCTGTGCGTGATATCAAGGAACAGGAGGTATTCCTCGGGGCTTTACCGCTCATGACGCAAGACGGAGTGTTTGTGGTCAACGGCACGGAACGCGTCATCGTAAATCAGCTGCAACGGTCACCCGGACTCTTCTACACCCATGATCATGGTAAGTCCCATGCTTCCGGCAAAAGGCTCTATTCGGCGCGAATTATTCCGGTGCGGGGGTCTTGGCTTGATTTCGAATTCGATATTAAAGATATCCTTTATGTGCGCATCGACAGACGCCGTAAGCTGCCAGTAAGTGTTCTGCTGAAAGCCTTGGGATATGGCGATGAACAATTGCTAAATGAGTTCTATCATTCCGATGTCATCACGTGTGAAGGAGAAAAGTATTCGATCGCCTTCAACGCTATCACCTTCGCCAATCAGCGGTTGAACACCGACATCATTCATCCCGGCGATGGGACTATAATTGCCAAAAAAGGCAAAAAGGTCACCAAGACCCTTGCGAAGAAGATCGAGAGCCTTGGCGTCGCCTCCATCTCCATTGATGTCGAGGAGTTATACGGTCGCTACTTTGCCCGGGATATTGTCAACGAGCAGACTGGAGAAGTTGTTGTCAAGTGCAACGACACCGTAACACCGGCAACGCTTGAAGCTCTCGCCGTGGCCGGAATCAATTCTTTTTCCCTTCTGTTCATTGATGGCGTTAATTTCAGTGAATCGTTCCGCAAAACATTGCTGCTCGACAAGATTAAAGATACCGATGAAGCATTGATTGAAATTTATCGTCGGCTCAGGCCGTCAAGTCCACCGACCCTGGAGGTGGCCAAGGCTTTCTTTGACAATCTTTTTTTCAATCCTGCCACTTATGATCTCTCCGAGGTAGGACGGTATAAAATCAACACCAAGCTCGGCGTCGATACCCCGATCGAGGTGCGGACACTGACTCAGGAAGATATCATCAAAAGTGTCAAATACCTCGTTCGAATCAAGGATGAATTGAAGGATGGTGACGATATTGATCACCTTGGCAACCGTCGTGTTCGAACCGTGGGCGAACTGTGCGAGAATCAATTCCGCATGGGCCTGGTGCGGATGGAGCGAGCCATCAAAGAGCGGATGACCCTCCAGGAAATTGAGACCCTGATGCCGCACGACCTCGTCAATCCCAAACCGGTGACCTCTGCGATCAAGGAATTTTTTGGTACCAGCCAACTTTCCCAGTTCATGGATCAAACCAATCCTCTTTCCGAGGTAACCCATAAGCGCAGGCTTTCTGCGCTGGGCCCAGGCGGTCTTTCTCGGGAACGCGCTGGTTTCGAAGTGCGTGACGTTCATCCGACTCATTATGGCCGGATTTGTCCGGTAGAAACCCCTGAGGGACCAAATATCGGCCTGATTGTCAGCTTAGCCACCTATGCGATGGTGAATCCGTATGGATTTATCGAGACTCCGTATCGCTATGTCCAAGATCGAATTGTTTCGAATGAATACAAGTACCTGTCTGCCTTGCAAGAAGAGGATCACGTCATCGCTCCGGCGAAAATTCCTTTGGATGGCGACCGAATAGCCGATGATTATTTGATAGCCCGGCAAGAAAGTGAGGTGGCCATGGTCGCCGCTGACGATATCACGATGATGGATATCGCTCCCAACCAGATGGTTTCGGTTGCGGCCTCGTTGATCCCTTTCCTTGAGAATGACGACGCCAACCGCGCATTGATGGGTTCCAACATGCAGCGACAGGCAGTGCCGTTGCTGAAAACCAGCGCGCCCCTGGTTGGGACCGGCGTGGAGAAATATGTAGCTCGTGATTCCGGTGCCTGTCTGTTGGCAGGCGGAGACGGCGTGGTTGAGGAGGCGGATGCTAATCGCATCGTGGTGCGATATGATCAGCCAGGAGTGGATGGATTTGATACGGGTATTGGTGTCTATCATTTGTCCAAGTATAAAAAATCCAATCAAAACACATGCTTTAATCAAAAAGCTCTTGTGCTTCCTGGGCAACGTGTTGTGAAGGGGACAGTCTTGGCAGATGGACCGTCCACGGAAGTCGGAGAACTCGCTTTGGGAAAAAATGTGACCATCGCGTTCATGCCCTGGCGAGGCTACAACTTTGAAGATTCCATCCTGATCAATGAGCGTTTACTTAAAGAAGATACCTTCACCTCCGTGCATATTGAAATCTTTGAAACAATGGCACGGGATACCAAGTTGGGAAAAGAAGAGATTACCCGCGATATTCCCAATGTCGGTGAGGAAGGACTCCGTAATCTCGATGATTCCGGTATTGTCCGCATCGGGGCTGAGGTTCGCGCCGGTGACATGCTGGTCGGCAAGGTCACTCCGAAAGGCGAGAGTATGCTTTCGCCTGAAGAAAAATTGCTCCGGGCGATTTTTGGCGAGAAAGCCGGTGATGTAAAAGATTCCTCCTTGCGGGTACCGCCGGGAATCGAAGGAGTGGTGATCGACGCCAAAGTCTTTTCGAGAAAGGGAGTCGACAAAGACGAGCGGACGCTGATGATCGAGGAAATGGAGATCGAACGCCTCAATCGGGACATGGAAGCCGAGCTGAGAAGTTTGAAAAACGGCGTGCGCAACTCCCTGGCTGTTCTTCTCGAAGGTCGGACGGCTAAAAGTGATATCAAGGACAAGAAAGGAAAGATCATCCTTAAATTAGGCAAACAACTCACCGCCAAGGTTGTCTCCCAAATTAGTTTCGCCGAACTCCATGACTTGGATTTTTCGGAAAGAGCCAAGTATGAGGACGAGATTGACGCGATCTTCAAACGCTACAATACCCAGGCCTCCGTTGTTCGCGGGCGTTATCAGGGCATTGTTGAGCGTATGGAAAAAGGAGATGATCTGCCCCCCGGCGTGGTGAAAATGGTGAAAATCTATGTGGCCACCAAGCGTAAACTGGCGGTTGGCGACAAAATGGCGGGGCGTCACGGCAATAAAGGTGTTGTTTCACGTCTGCTTCCCGAGGAGGATATGCCCTTTTTTGCCGATGGAACTACTGTCGATATTGTGCTCAATCCCCTTGGCGTGCCTTCGCGAATGAATGTTGGCCAGGTGCTTGAATGCCATCTTGGTTTTGCCGCCAAAAGGCTGGGAGAACAACTCTCGGCTGTAGCGAAACAGAAGGAGGCCGCACGGCTCAAGCAAAGGTTGGCGCAGATTTATTCCCAAGAGGAGTATGCTCGATTAACTGAAGGACTCAGCGACGAGGAATTACTCGACATGATGTGCAAGTACGGCCATGGCATCCATGTGGCCACTCCGGTGTTCGACGGTGCTTCAGAGAATGAGATACGCCAGGCTCTCGTGGAAGCGGGTGTCGATGAGGTCGGGCAGTCAACATTGTACGACGGCCTGACCGGTGAACCTTTTGATAACCAGGTAACGGTGGGCGTGATGTATATGCTTAAGCTGCACCATCTGGTGGACAACAAAATCCACGCCCGGTCAACCGGTCCCTATTCACTTGTCACTCAACAGCCCCTCGGCGGGAAAGCGCAGTTCGGCGGCCAGCGTTTGGGTGAGATGGAGGTTTGGGCCATGGAGGCCTATGGGGCGGCCTACACCCTCAAAGAATTCTTGACGGTGAAATCGGACGATGTTGAAGGCCGGACGACGATGTATGAAAAAATCGTCAAAGGAAACAATTTCTTGGAAACAGGGTTGCCTGAATCATTCCATGTTCTCGTCAAGGAATTGAAAGGGCTCTGCCTCGATATCGAATTGCTCGAGTAA
- the rpoC gene encoding DNA-directed RNA polymerase subunit beta', translating into MEELFSFFAKPKGPVSFNKVKISLASPDKIREWSHGEVKKPETINYRTFKPERDGLFCAKIFGPVKDYECNCGKYKRMKHRGVVCEKCGVEVIQSKVRRERLGHIELAAPVAHIWFLKSLPSKIGAILDMTLKQLERILYFESYAVVASEVEDLPVGTLLSEDQYRSALEEHPGKFRVGIGAEAIREMLMALDLKELSETLRKEMKETGSVTKRTKYGKRLNVVEAFRDSGNRPEWMILEVIPVLPPDLRPLVPLEGGRFATSDLNDLYRRVINRNNRLKRLLELDAPDIIIRNEKRMLQEAVDVLFDNGRRGRTITGPNKRPLKSLSDMLKGKQGRFRQNLLGKRVDYSGRSVIVVGPHLRLHQCGLPKKMALELFKPFIYNQLERKGYVTTIKSARKMVEKGTKEVWDVLDDIVQEYPVILNRAPTLHRLGMQAFEVVLIEGKAIQLHPLVCAAFNADFDGDQMAVHVPLSVEAQVEARVLMMSTNNILSPANGGPIIIPSQDIVLGLYYMTRERFGVAGEGAIFGSPGEARIAYDHGSAHMQARVKVRINGALVDTTIGRILVGELLPAVVPFSLVNKELSKKELAFLIDYTYRHGGTKETVILADRLKDLGYEYATRAGISICINDMKIPVRKEEFVEDAEKEAADVDQQYSDGLITDGEKYNKIIDIWSKATDKITKEMMDEMAVEFMPDTTGKIQEIKSFNSVYIMADSGARGSKDQIRQLAGMRGLMAKPSGEIIETPIKANFREGLNVLEYFISTHGARKGLADTALKTANSGYLTRRLVDVAQDSTIVMKDCGTMRGILAEPLIEGGEVIVRIGERILGRVALEDVVDPHTGQILVGMDEEITEDKVEAIEAAGIDRVHIRSVLTCEAKRGVCAMCYGRDLGRGHMVNIGEAVGIIAAQSIGEPGTQLTMRTFHIGGTARGAVEQAEVRTQRGGQIKYKNLHSVSNSEGYQVVMNRNAEITVLDDLGVDRERFPVPYGATLRINDGQAVDPGTVIADWDAFSIPIVAEVGGKVKYGDVVEGDSMQERVDQITGKASKVITPVSSTKQMNPRISIKDDRGRTLKLPDGELAARYPLPVGSIITVNEHDIIAAGTVIAKIPRETTKTKDITGGLPRVAELFEVRKPKEQAIISEIDGRVSFGKDLKGKRRVIVTPEIGEAKEYLIPKSKHITVHENDRVEAGDPLMEGIRLPNDILRVKGAEALARFLVNEIQEVYRLQGVKINDKHIETIVRQMLKRVRITDAGDSRFMLDQQVEWWKFQEENERLLQEGLQPAAAEPLLLGVTKASLSTDSFISAASFQETTKVLTNAAMAGKIDDLSGLKENVIMGRLISAGTGLKKYRFNQDN; encoded by the coding sequence GTGGAAGAACTGTTTAGCTTCTTTGCAAAGCCGAAAGGTCCCGTCAGTTTTAACAAGGTGAAGATATCGCTCGCCTCACCGGATAAAATCAGGGAGTGGTCGCATGGAGAAGTCAAAAAGCCGGAGACCATCAATTACCGAACGTTCAAGCCTGAACGCGACGGCCTGTTCTGTGCCAAAATTTTCGGGCCAGTCAAGGATTACGAATGCAATTGCGGCAAGTACAAACGCATGAAGCACCGGGGCGTCGTCTGTGAAAAATGCGGCGTCGAGGTCATTCAATCCAAGGTTCGCCGAGAGCGTCTTGGTCATATTGAGTTAGCCGCTCCGGTAGCTCATATTTGGTTCCTGAAAAGTTTGCCGTCCAAGATTGGCGCGATCTTGGACATGACGCTCAAACAGCTGGAACGAATACTATATTTCGAATCCTATGCGGTCGTTGCTTCTGAAGTGGAAGATCTGCCGGTTGGGACCCTTCTGAGTGAAGACCAGTACCGTAGCGCTCTCGAAGAGCATCCGGGCAAGTTCAGGGTGGGCATCGGCGCAGAAGCTATCCGCGAAATGTTGATGGCCCTGGATCTCAAGGAGCTTTCAGAAACATTGCGCAAGGAGATGAAAGAAACAGGGTCGGTCACCAAACGCACTAAATATGGCAAGCGGCTGAATGTGGTGGAAGCCTTTCGGGATTCTGGCAACCGCCCGGAATGGATGATCCTTGAGGTTATTCCGGTCCTGCCTCCTGATTTACGACCATTGGTGCCTTTGGAAGGAGGCCGGTTTGCCACCTCAGATCTCAACGACCTGTATCGAAGGGTCATCAACCGCAACAATCGGCTGAAACGCCTTCTTGAATTGGATGCCCCTGATATCATCATCCGCAACGAAAAGCGGATGTTGCAGGAAGCTGTCGACGTTTTGTTCGACAACGGTCGGCGGGGACGAACCATTACCGGACCGAACAAGCGGCCCCTTAAATCGCTATCCGACATGCTCAAGGGCAAGCAGGGGCGTTTTCGGCAAAATTTGTTGGGCAAGCGGGTCGATTATTCGGGACGTTCGGTTATTGTTGTCGGTCCCCACCTGCGGTTGCATCAGTGCGGTCTTCCCAAAAAGATGGCTCTTGAGCTGTTCAAGCCGTTTATCTACAATCAGCTTGAGCGAAAAGGGTATGTCACGACGATTAAAAGTGCCCGGAAGATGGTGGAAAAAGGCACCAAGGAAGTCTGGGACGTTCTCGATGATATCGTTCAGGAGTACCCGGTCATCCTCAACCGTGCCCCTACCCTTCACCGGTTGGGCATGCAGGCCTTTGAGGTGGTGCTGATCGAAGGAAAGGCCATTCAACTGCATCCTCTTGTCTGTGCCGCGTTCAACGCCGATTTTGACGGCGACCAGATGGCCGTGCATGTACCTCTGTCGGTGGAAGCCCAGGTGGAAGCTCGGGTGTTGATGATGTCGACAAACAACATCCTTTCGCCGGCCAATGGTGGTCCGATCATCATTCCAAGTCAGGATATTGTCCTTGGGTTGTACTACATGACCCGGGAGCGGTTTGGCGTGGCGGGCGAGGGGGCAATTTTCGGTTCTCCAGGCGAGGCACGGATTGCCTATGATCATGGCTCGGCCCATATGCAGGCTCGGGTCAAAGTCCGTATCAACGGTGCGCTGGTGGATACGACCATCGGCCGTATTCTGGTGGGTGAGCTGTTGCCGGCCGTGGTCCCTTTTTCGCTGGTCAACAAGGAACTGTCCAAGAAGGAACTGGCATTTCTCATCGACTATACCTACCGCCACGGAGGGACCAAGGAAACGGTTATCCTGGCGGATCGGTTGAAAGACCTTGGATATGAGTACGCCACCCGGGCCGGAATTTCCATCTGCATCAATGACATGAAGATCCCTGTCCGCAAGGAAGAGTTTGTCGAAGATGCCGAGAAGGAAGCCGCTGATGTCGATCAGCAATATTCAGACGGTTTGATTACCGACGGCGAGAAATACAACAAAATTATCGACATTTGGTCAAAGGCCACCGACAAAATCACCAAAGAAATGATGGATGAGATGGCGGTGGAATTCATGCCGGATACGACAGGGAAGATCCAGGAGATCAAGAGTTTCAATTCTGTGTATATCATGGCTGATTCTGGTGCCCGTGGGTCCAAGGATCAGATTCGTCAGCTCGCAGGCATGCGCGGACTGATGGCCAAGCCTTCAGGAGAAATCATCGAAACTCCGATCAAGGCGAATTTCCGCGAAGGCCTCAACGTTCTCGAATACTTTATTTCAACCCATGGTGCCCGTAAGGGATTGGCGGATACGGCCCTGAAGACCGCTAACTCCGGATATCTCACTCGGCGACTGGTGGACGTCGCCCAGGATTCCACCATTGTGATGAAGGACTGCGGCACCATGCGCGGTATCCTGGCCGAACCCCTGATCGAGGGCGGTGAGGTGATTGTTCGGATTGGCGAACGCATCCTGGGTCGTGTTGCTCTCGAGGATGTGGTTGACCCGCACACTGGACAAATTTTGGTCGGGATGGATGAGGAGATCACCGAAGACAAGGTCGAGGCGATTGAGGCAGCCGGCATTGATCGTGTCCATATCCGTTCGGTGCTGACCTGCGAGGCTAAACGCGGTGTTTGCGCCATGTGTTATGGGCGTGACCTTGGCCGGGGACACATGGTCAATATCGGCGAAGCGGTGGGGATCATTGCTGCGCAATCGATCGGCGAGCCTGGTACCCAGCTGACCATGCGGACGTTCCATATCGGTGGTACCGCCCGAGGTGCCGTGGAACAGGCAGAGGTTCGCACCCAAAGGGGCGGACAGATTAAATACAAGAATCTGCATTCGGTTTCTAACAGCGAAGGGTATCAGGTGGTTATGAATCGCAATGCCGAGATCACGGTGTTGGATGACTTGGGGGTTGACCGGGAACGATTCCCTGTACCCTACGGGGCCACCTTGCGGATCAATGACGGTCAAGCGGTGGATCCGGGAACCGTTATAGCCGATTGGGATGCCTTCTCGATTCCTATTGTCGCTGAAGTGGGTGGCAAGGTGAAGTATGGCGATGTCGTGGAAGGTGATTCGATGCAGGAGCGTGTTGATCAGATAACCGGTAAGGCCAGTAAGGTGATCACGCCTGTGAGTTCGACCAAACAGATGAATCCTCGTATTTCCATCAAAGATGATCGTGGACGGACTCTCAAGTTGCCTGATGGGGAACTTGCTGCTCGCTATCCGTTGCCAGTCGGATCGATCATCACGGTCAATGAACACGATATCATTGCCGCAGGCACCGTCATTGCCAAAATTCCACGGGAAACCACCAAAACAAAGGACATCACCGGTGGTTTGCCTCGGGTCGCTGAACTGTTTGAAGTGCGCAAACCGAAAGAACAGGCCATCATTTCCGAAATTGATGGCCGCGTGAGCTTTGGCAAGGATTTGAAAGGCAAAAGGCGAGTAATCGTCACTCCGGAAATCGGTGAAGCCAAGGAGTATTTAATTCCCAAATCGAAACACATAACTGTCCATGAGAATGATCGCGTTGAGGCGGGCGATCCGTTAATGGAAGGGATTCGCCTGCCCAATGATATTCTCCGTGTCAAGGGAGCCGAGGCCCTTGCGCGATTTTTGGTTAATGAAATCCAGGAAGTTTATCGTTTGCAAGGTGTAAAGATCAACGATAAACACATTGAAACCATTGTTCGGCAAATGTTGAAGCGTGTCCGCATCACCGATGCAGGGGATTCGAGATTTATGCTTGATCAGCAGGTTGAATGGTGGAAATTTCAAGAGGAAAACGAGCGGTTGTTGCAGGAAGGGTTACAACCGGCTGCGGCCGAGCCATTGTTGCTCGGCGTGACCAAGGCGTCGCTCTCCACCGATTCCTTCATTTCGGCTGCTTCATTTCAGGAGACGACCAAGGTGCTGACCAACGCTGCGATGGCTGGGAAAATTGATGATCTTTCCGGATTAAAGGAAAACGTCATTATGGGGCGGTTAATTTCGGCGGGTACGGGATTAAAGAAATACCGCTTTAATCAAGATAACTAA
- the rpsL gene encoding 30S ribosomal protein S12: MPTINQLVRNRRKKITKRTNTPALQNCPQKRGVCVRVYTTTPKKPNSALRKVARVRLTNGIEVTSYIPGIGHNLQEHSVVLIRGGRVKDLPGVRYHIIRGTLDTLGVNDRRQGRSKYGAKRPK, from the coding sequence ATGCCCACGATTAATCAACTTGTCAGGAATAGGCGCAAAAAAATCACCAAACGCACTAACACGCCCGCGTTGCAAAACTGCCCACAGAAGCGGGGTGTATGTGTGCGTGTGTATACAACGACGCCCAAGAAACCGAATTCGGCGTTGCGGAAGGTGGCAAGGGTCCGCCTGACCAACGGGATTGAGGTGACGTCATATATTCCGGGTATAGGTCACAATCTGCAGGAGCACTCGGTTGTGCTCATTCGCGGCGGCCGCGTCAAGGATTTACCGGGTGTGCGGTATCACATCATTCGCGGTACGCTTGATACGCTCGGCGTGAACGACCGTCGCCAGGGCCGTTCCAAGTATGGCGCCAAGCGTCCTAAATAA
- the rpsG gene encoding 30S ribosomal protein S7 translates to MPRKKMLDKRPVAPDPKFNSVLVAKFTNGLMVNGKKTVARRLFYDAMEIIGGKLADQEPLTVFEEAMENVRPRVEVKSRRVGGATYQVPVEVRPERRNALAIRWIINFSKNRSGQTMSEKLAAELLDAFNNRGASVKKKDDTHKMAEANKAFAHYRW, encoded by the coding sequence ATGCCAAGAAAAAAAATGTTAGATAAGCGTCCTGTTGCGCCGGATCCCAAGTTTAATTCTGTTCTGGTTGCAAAGTTCACTAATGGCCTGATGGTCAACGGCAAGAAAACCGTCGCTCGGAGGCTGTTTTACGATGCCATGGAAATCATTGGGGGAAAGCTCGCCGATCAGGAGCCGTTGACGGTCTTTGAGGAGGCGATGGAAAACGTTCGTCCTCGGGTTGAGGTGAAAAGTCGCCGTGTTGGCGGCGCTACGTATCAGGTGCCTGTTGAGGTGCGTCCTGAGCGAAGAAATGCGTTGGCTATCCGTTGGATCATTAATTTTTCCAAGAACCGCTCTGGGCAGACCATGTCCGAAAAGTTGGCTGCCGAGTTGCTTGATGCGTTTAACAATCGCGGCGCCTCGGTGAAAAAGAAAGACGACACGCACAAAATGGCTGAGGCTAATAAAGCCTTTGCTCATTATCGCTGGTAG
- the fusA gene encoding elongation factor G → MATENPLIRVRNIGIMAHIDAGKTTTTERILFYTGRSHKLGEVHDGTAVMDWMEQEQERGITITSAATTCFWQGYQINVIDTPGHVDFTVEVERCLRVLDGVVAVFCAVGGVEPQSETVWRQADRYKIPRIAFVNKMDRVGASFSRCLDQLESQLGASPVAITLPVGSEDQFVGVVDLIDQKLLKFDDASMGQVVTEEAVPDSLKQDSSAARMALVEKLADFDESVMEKFLNDQEIAPGEIRAALRNATLALNVVPVLCGSAFRNKGVQPLLDAITWYLPSPVDVPPVEGTDKDGAPLIRKPERSEKFCGLVFKLQSDPYVGNLSFIRVYSGELKAGEKVFNPRKHKTEKISKLLKLHANKREEVSSIVAGDIGAIAGLKFTRTGDTLCENGDFIVLETIVFPEPVIGVAIEPKTKADEKLLADTLEKIAHEDPSFKVTVSEETGQTIISGMGELHLEIIVDRLIREFKVEANVGRPQVSYRETVTRNSRAEGRFETLGGGKEQYGHVEVEIAPGAKGSGKQFNCLVDETQIPVRFVESIKKGVLDSLDSGPIIGYPMLDVNVKLVGGSYDEEKSTEMAFGVAATMACRKAADQAAPVLLEPIMELEIVTPDEYLGDVINDLNRKRAQINGVHAENGRQVVRGKAPLAELFGFSTDLRSATQGRATFTMLFSEFAEVPARRAEAIIHKIKGV, encoded by the coding sequence GTGGCAACGGAAAACCCGTTAATCCGTGTGCGTAATATTGGCATAATGGCCCATATTGACGCCGGAAAAACAACGACGACTGAACGTATTCTTTTTTATACGGGGCGGTCGCACAAGTTAGGTGAAGTCCATGATGGAACAGCCGTCATGGATTGGATGGAGCAGGAGCAAGAGCGGGGTATAACTATCACCTCCGCTGCGACAACTTGTTTTTGGCAGGGGTATCAGATCAACGTAATAGATACCCCCGGGCATGTAGACTTTACAGTAGAAGTCGAACGGTGCTTGAGGGTCTTAGACGGCGTTGTCGCCGTCTTTTGTGCGGTTGGTGGAGTTGAGCCGCAGTCGGAAACAGTGTGGCGGCAAGCGGATCGATATAAAATTCCCCGCATTGCCTTTGTCAATAAAATGGACCGAGTTGGGGCTTCATTTTCACGGTGCCTCGATCAATTGGAAAGCCAACTTGGGGCGTCTCCGGTTGCAATAACGCTTCCGGTTGGTAGTGAAGATCAGTTCGTTGGTGTTGTCGATCTGATCGATCAAAAACTGCTCAAATTTGATGATGCCTCCATGGGGCAGGTTGTCACCGAAGAGGCAGTGCCGGATTCATTAAAACAAGATTCATCGGCTGCGAGAATGGCGCTCGTCGAGAAGCTGGCCGACTTCGATGAGAGCGTCATGGAAAAATTTTTAAACGATCAAGAGATCGCTCCTGGTGAGATTCGGGCAGCGCTTCGCAATGCAACGCTTGCCCTGAATGTAGTGCCAGTGCTTTGTGGTTCAGCATTCAGAAACAAGGGGGTGCAACCCTTGTTGGATGCCATCACTTGGTATTTGCCATCACCCGTTGATGTTCCCCCGGTGGAGGGGACGGATAAGGACGGTGCGCCGCTTATCCGCAAGCCTGAAAGGAGTGAAAAATTTTGCGGCTTGGTGTTTAAGCTGCAAAGCGATCCGTATGTGGGAAATCTTTCCTTTATCCGTGTGTATTCAGGTGAACTGAAAGCCGGGGAAAAGGTATTTAACCCACGCAAACATAAAACGGAAAAGATCTCGAAACTGCTCAAGCTGCATGCAAACAAACGGGAAGAAGTTTCCAGTATTGTTGCAGGCGATATCGGTGCTATTGCTGGGCTGAAATTTACCCGGACTGGCGATACGCTGTGCGAAAACGGCGATTTCATTGTGCTTGAAACCATCGTTTTCCCGGAACCTGTTATTGGTGTGGCCATAGAACCGAAAACCAAGGCAGATGAAAAGCTCCTTGCTGATACCTTGGAAAAAATTGCGCACGAGGATCCAAGTTTCAAAGTCACTGTTTCAGAGGAGACTGGACAGACTATAATTTCAGGAATGGGAGAGTTGCACCTTGAAATTATTGTCGATCGCTTGATCCGAGAGTTCAAGGTTGAGGCTAATGTCGGGCGGCCCCAGGTATCCTATCGAGAAACAGTCACCAGAAATTCTCGAGCTGAAGGTCGATTTGAAACGCTGGGCGGTGGGAAAGAGCAATACGGGCACGTTGAAGTTGAAATAGCTCCTGGGGCGAAGGGGAGCGGCAAACAATTCAACTGTTTGGTTGATGAAACCCAGATACCTGTTCGCTTTGTTGAATCAATAAAAAAAGGCGTGCTCGATAGTTTGGATTCAGGGCCAATTATCGGATATCCGATGCTTGACGTGAATGTCAAGCTTGTTGGCGGCTCCTATGATGAGGAGAAGTCAACCGAGATGGCCTTCGGTGTAGCAGCTACTATGGCATGCAGGAAGGCGGCGGATCAGGCTGCCCCGGTTCTTTTGGAGCCCATCATGGAGCTGGAAATCGTAACTCCTGATGAATATTTGGGTGATGTCATTAATGATCTCAACAGAAAAAGGGCCCAAATCAACGGTGTGCATGCGGAAAACGGGAGGCAAGTAGTTCGAGGAAAGGCTCCATTGGCCGAATTGTTCGGATTCTCGACAGATCTTCGCTCGGCTACGCAAGGGCGAGCAACTTTTACAATGCTTTTCAGTGAATTTGCGGAAGTACCCGCTCGACGAGCTGAGGCAATAATTCATAAGATTAAAGGCGTATAA